Below is a genomic region from Deltaproteobacteria bacterium.
AGGATCATACCTTAAGCGGCAACAACCTTGCCCCTTGCCTCTGCAACAATCTTCTCTTGAATCTTCATCACTCCGTTTAAAATCGCCTCGGGCCGTGGAGGACAACCGGGGACATAGACATCGACAGGAATCAATTCATCGATCCCCTGGATAACACTATAGTTGTCATAAAAACCACCGGAAGAGGCACAGGCACCGGCCGAGATCACCCACTTCGGTTCGCACATCTGTTCGTAGATTCTCTTTAAGATCGGCGCCTGTTTGTAGTTGATCGTCCCCAAGACAATCAGGAGGTCCGCTTGTCTGGGAGAGAACCGAACCAACTCGGCACCAAACCGCGAGATGTCAAAGTACGATGAAACAGTCCCCATGAATTCAATCCCGCAACAGGCGGTCGCATACGGCATCGGCCAGAGGGAGTTCTTCCGTCCCCAGGCAACCACTTCCTTCACGCGAGTCGTGATCACCGCACCGGCGAAGAGGTCTTTCATGGACATAATGAAATGAAGAGTAGAAGCGAGTGATTACCTTGTCAAGCGTGGGATCAACCCTTTACTCCCACTTCAGTGCCCGGCGACCGTAGACATAGAGAAGACCGACAACAAGGACACCGAGAAAAACCGCCATCTCGACGAAGAGGAAAAGTCCCATCCCCTCTCGAACAAATTCCTTGAAGAGGACCGCCCAGGGATAAAGAAAAACGACTTCGATATCGAAGACGATGAAGATCATCGCGACGAGATAAAATTTCACGGAGAAGCGGTGCCGTGGTTCATCGACCGGATTCACACCACATTCATACGGAAGCATCTTGGCCTCAGTCTTTTTGAGGGGACCCAAGAGATGGGAGACTAAAATAAAACCACCCGAGACAAGGGCGCCAAATAAAAAAAGAAGTAATAAAGAAATATAGGGGCTCATAGCAACAAGCCACTCGATTGGGTTATCCACCGCGCCAGTCCATTCCAAAAGATTCCTAAATAGAGGGTCAGAAATGCCAACCCAACGAGAATTGTCGAATGACGAGGTACCAGCGTTGGAAAGGGTCTCGAATCAGTCGGAGGGTCGAAATACATCACCTTGATAATCCGCACATAATAATAAAGAGAGACGACGCTATTCAGGACACCCGCAATCGCCAGACCGTAAAGCCCCGATCGAATCACCGCGCCAAAAAGATAAAACTTCCCGACAAACCCGGCAAAAGGAGGAATGCCGGTCAGTGAAAAGAGGAAGATCGACATCGCCAGCGCCAGAAGCGTTCCCAGTGTGCCCCGTCGTCCCAAGCCTTTATAACCATCCAACTCCTCCACATCCAAATGATGAGAAACCACAATCACAACCAAAAAGGCGCCGAGGTTCATGATGACGTAGACCACGAGATAGAAAAGGATCGCCTGTAACGCCTCGTCATTCAGGGCGGCGAAACCCATCAGCAGATACCCCGCATGGGCGATCGACGAATAGGCGAGCAACCTTTTCATATTCTTTTGACCAATAGCGGCGAGATTCCCCACAGTCATCGTCGCCACGGACAACATCATGATCATCTCAGGCCAGCCAGAAAATTTGATATCGACAAACCCGTGTTCTCCTCGCGAGGTCAAGGCGGTCAAAAAGAAACGGATCAGGATCGCAAAGCCGGCTGCCTTCGGACCGACAGAGAGAAATGCGGTAAAGGGGGTTGGGGCCCCCTCATAGACATCGGGACACCACATCTGAAATGGAAAAGAGGCGATCTTGTATCCAATCCCTGCCATGATCAGCAGGACCGAAAGAAAAAGGACCGATCGATTCACCGCATGGTTCTGGAGGTACTCGGCTATCGCAGGGAACTCCATCGCCCCTGTTAAGCCATACAAGAGAGAGAAGCCGTACGCCATCACCCCTGAGGCAACACCCCCGTAGATCACATATTTTAAAGCCGCCTCTGAGGAGCGTCGCGATCCACGGACATATCCGGTCAGGATGTACGAGAGGACACTCACAAATTCGAGTGAGAGATAGAGCATCAAGAAGTGATTAGAGGTGGCAAGCAGCATCATCCCCAACGTCGTCGCGATAAGCAGTGTGTAATAACTCGTCTCATCCGTCTGAACGACTTCCTTCTGCTTTAATGAAAAAAGGATCGCGAGAAGGGCCGCTCCACCAAAAAGGTAATTGAAAAAATAGGACATCCCGTCGAAGGTGACCATGCCGGAGAAGTAGCGGATCGGTGTGAGATTGTACTGGAAACCGTTTGCGATCATCATCAAGACAAGACCGATGATCCCTAGTACAGGAACAGCTTCCTTCCCTTTTTCTCCCCCAAAAAACTCAACTAGAAAGAGAAAAACAATTGTCCCGACAAGAACCAAACCTGGCAAAAATAGCAGGAGATCACTCTTCATAGTCCAGCAACTTTCCAGGCTTCTAAAGCGCTATTCAACGCCGTCAGAGAAATATTCTGTAGATCCAGGATAAATCGAGGATAGATCCCGACCGCAATCACAATAAGTCCCAAGGGGACCAGCGTAAACATCTCACGACGATTGATCTCAGGGAGAGTCGCATACTTCTCATTCAGCTTCCCTAAAAAGATTCTCTGGTAGGTCCAGAGCATATAACCGGCCGTCAACACAACACCGGTAGAAGAAATGATCGTGTAGAGTCGAAAACTCTTGAAACCACCGAGGAAGCAGAGAATTTCGCTCACAAAACCGGAAAGTCCGGGGAGACCAAGCGCAGCGAAAAAGGCGAGCGCCGTCACGGTCGCATACTGCGGCATCGACTTCGCCAATCCCCCAAACGCATCAAGGTCACGCGTATGGGCGCGGTCATAGACCACACCAACCAGCAAGAAGAGCATCGCGGTGATCGTGCCGTGATTGAACATCTGAAGGACCGCCCCATTGATCCCCTCTGGTGTAAAAGAGGCCATGCCGAGGAGACAGAATCCCATATGACTGACCGAAGAGTAGGCGATCAACTTTTTGAAATCCTTTTGAGCCATTGCACAGAGCGCACCGTAGACGATGTTGATCATCCCGATCACAACCATGAGTTCTGAAAAATAGATCGTGGCATCCGGGAGGAGTGGATATGAAATTCTCAGGATCCCATAGATCCCCATCTTCAGCAGGATTCCGGCCAGGATCACTGAAATAGCGGTCGGCGCCTCCACATGCGCATCCGGCAACCAGGTGTGAAACGGGACGGTCGGGACCTTGATCGCAAAACAGATAAAAAGCCCGAGCCAACAGAGGGTACGGAAGGTAGGTGATGTCAGCGGACCGAGATGCTTTTGCTGATCCGCAAGTTGAACAAGATTAAAGATGTTCCCATCACTGTAGAAATAGAAGGCCAACATGACAAGAAGCATCAGGACGGAGCCAAAAAGGGTGTAGAGAAAAAACTTGATCGCCGCATACTCGCGCCTCGGACCGCCCCAAATCCCGATCAAAAAATACATCGGCAGGAGCATCACTTCCCAAAAAACATAGAAGAGGAAAAAATCGAGGGCACAGAAGACCCCCATCATTCCAGCATCCAAAAGAAGAAAGAGGGAGAAATATCCCTTTACTTGTTTATCGATCCCCCACGAGGCGGGAATACAAATAAAACAGATCAGGGCGGTCAAAAGGACCATCGAGACAGAAACTCCGTCGATCCCCATATAGTATTGAATATGAAATGCCGGGATCCAATCGAATGGTCCTTCAACAAACTGCATTACCGACGTTGTTCGATCAAAAAGGAAAAAAAGATTTGCCGCTGCCAGGAGCGGAGGGATGGTCGCCACCAAGGCGACCCACTTCACCCAATGATCTTTTCCCTTCGGCAAGAAGGGGATAATGATCGCCCCCAAGAGTGGGAAAAAAGTCATGAAGGATAGGTATGGGAACATAATGACTCCTTATTAAAATAATCGATACAGTAATATCACCACCACCGCACCCAACGCATAATAAAGATAACTCTGAATCTGTCCTGTCTGGATCCTTCGACTCCCGGCGCTGCCAAGAAAGGTCCCGTCGGCAACACTATTGACAGCCCCGTCAACAAATGTTCGATCAAACCACCCCGAGGCAAATGAGGTCAATTTCGTGCCAAGGGCAGAGAGGTTTACGAGGCCGTCAATCACAACAAGATCGAAACGCCCCAGAAAATCCTTGAGCCACATCAGGCTCCGAACAACGACGGCAAAATACAATTCATCGACATAAAACTTATTGGAAACCAATTTGTAAAACCTTGGATAAGAAGCAACAATTCTTTGAGGGATATCGACACGACGGGTATAAAAATTAAATCCAAGATAACAGCCAAAAGCAGCAACAGCGAAGGAGAAGATCATGAGACCATATTCAACTGAATGCGGAAGAGACTCAGGAACCATCGTCGGTTCCGGCATCACCTCTGACAGCCAGTGATGGATCAGGTTGCTCTCGTGAAGGCCAAAGAGATGCCCCAAGGCGTCCGGAAAGCCGAGCAATCCACCAACAACCGAAAGGATCGCGAGCGTGACCAACACAAAGGTCATCGATAAGGGGGATTCATGGATATGATGACGCGCCTCTCCCTCAAGTCGTAATTTTCCATAAAAAGTCAGCGTCGCGAGCCGGAACATGTAGATCGCTGTCCCCAAGGCAGCAACAACACCGACCACCCAAAGTGCGGGGATTCGATTGAAGGTCTGCCACAAAATTTCGTCCTTCGAGAAAAAGCCGGCGAACGGAAAGATCCCCGCAATCGCGAGTGTCGCGACAAAGAAGGTCATAAATGTAATCGGGAGATGATGTTTGAGCCCTCCCATCCGTCTCATATCCTGTTCTCCACTTAAGGCATGGATCACGGAGCCCGATCCCAGAAAGAGACAGGCCTTGAAAAACGCGTGCGTGACGAGATGAAAAATACCGGCGGAATAAGCCCCAACCCCCATCGCCCCAAACATGAAACCGAGCTGGCTGATCGTCGAATAGGCGAGGACCTTTTTGATATCATTTTGGGCGAAGGCGATTGTCGCCGCAAAGGCAGCAGTCAAAAAACCAACAACGGCAACGACATTTAAGGTAAAAGCAGACATCGAATAAAGAAAATTGAGTCGCGCGATCATATAGACACCGGCGGTCACCATCGTCGCGGCATGGATCAAGGCAGAGACCGGTGTCGGACCGGCCATCGCGTCGGGAAGCCAGACATAAAGAGGAATCTGCGCCGATTTTCCTGTCGCCCCGACGAAGAAAAAGAGCGTGATCAGTGTGACAGCAGGGACTCCCAACCAGAATTTCCCGGCAAGGAGAGGGGCTGCCTCACGAAGCTCTGTAAAGTTCATTGTCGGGAACCCAACCTCGTAGAGACTCCAAAAGAGGAGGAGCACTCCAACGATGAATCCGAAGTCGCCGATCCGGTTCACGATAAACGCTTTCATACCGGCGACTGCCTTTTCCTTGTCAGCAAACCAGAATCCGATCAGCAGATAAGAGCAGAGCCCAACCCCCTCCCATCCAATGAAGAACATCAATAAATTTGATCCCATCACGAGGAGCAACATCGCGAAGCAGAAGAGATTCAGGTAAGAAAAGTAACGGGCATACCCGTCATCATGCGCCATGTAACCGATCGAATAGACATGGATCAGAAAACCGACACCGGTCACGACCAGCATCATCGTCAGTGAAAGTGGATCGACCAGAAAGGCAACATCAACCCAAAAGGTCGAGGTCGTAATCCAGTTGAAGAAGGTCACGGTCACCTCTCGAGATTCAGTCGGAAGCGAGAGAAAATGAAAGAAGGTCGCGGCGGTGATGACGAATGAGAGAAAAAGGGAACCACAGGCGATCCAATGCACGATCGGACGGACCAGTTTCGCCCCACTGAAACTGTAAAATCCGTTCAGAATCGCCCCGATCAATGGAAGAATCGGAACGAACCCGACTAAATGACTAACGTGTTCAAACATAAGGAGAAATTGAGTCGGGACGCTATGATAAGAGACGCATCAGGTCAAGGAGATTGAAGCCTTGGAAACTTCTTGTGAATCAATAACGATAGGAATTCGGTGTATCATGGATCAACAGCGCAGATGGGTAGTTTTTTGTGGCCCTGTTTATTTTTGTAGGAGTCTTTACAGGTATATTCCGGAACCTTGGGCCACTTCTTAGTTCGGTGGGCTTTAATCAGCCATCGAACCGCCCCCCCAATCAGATCAATTGCATATATTTTACTCCCCGCAATAGGGGCATCGAGAATCCCTTGTTGAGTAGGCTCACTTGCTTCATATTTTCGATAAGAATCAGCTGCCGTCAGAATACCAACCAGATTTCCATTGAGATCGACAACAGGACCACCACTGTTCCCTGGGAGGGCTACAGCGGTTGTTCGTAAGAGACCTTCGGCATTCGTCATAAACCGGTTCCCATAAA
It encodes:
- a CDS encoding NADH-quinone oxidoreductase subunit B, with protein sequence MSMKDLFAGAVITTRVKEVVAWGRKNSLWPMPYATACCGIEFMGTVSSYFDISRFGAELVRFSPRQADLLIVLGTINYKQAPILKRIYEQMCEPKWVISAGACASSGGFYDNYSVIQGIDELIPVDVYVPGCPPRPEAILNGVMKIQEKIVAEARGKVVAA
- a CDS encoding NADH-quinone oxidoreductase subunit A; this translates as MSPYISLLLLFLFGALVSGGFILVSHLLGPLKKTEAKMLPYECGVNPVDEPRHRFSVKFYLVAMIFIVFDIEVVFLYPWAVLFKEFVREGMGLFLFVEMAVFLGVLVVGLLYVYGRRALKWE
- a CDS encoding NADH-quinone oxidoreductase subunit N, which translates into the protein MKSDLLLFLPGLVLVGTIVFLFLVEFFGGEKGKEAVPVLGIIGLVLMMIANGFQYNLTPIRYFSGMVTFDGMSYFFNYLFGGAALLAILFSLKQKEVVQTDETSYYTLLIATTLGMMLLATSNHFLMLYLSLEFVSVLSYILTGYVRGSRRSSEAALKYVIYGGVASGVMAYGFSLLYGLTGAMEFPAIAEYLQNHAVNRSVLFLSVLLIMAGIGYKIASFPFQMWCPDVYEGAPTPFTAFLSVGPKAAGFAILIRFFLTALTSRGEHGFVDIKFSGWPEMIMMLSVATMTVGNLAAIGQKNMKRLLAYSSIAHAGYLLMGFAALNDEALQAILFYLVVYVIMNLGAFLVVIVVSHHLDVEELDGYKGLGRRGTLGTLLALAMSIFLFSLTGIPPFAGFVGKFYLFGAVIRSGLYGLAIAGVLNSVVSLYYYVRIIKVMYFDPPTDSRPFPTLVPRHSTILVGLAFLTLYLGIFWNGLARWITQSSGLLL
- a CDS encoding NADH-quinone oxidoreductase subunit M, with the protein product MFPYLSFMTFFPLLGAIIIPFLPKGKDHWVKWVALVATIPPLLAAANLFFLFDRTTSVMQFVEGPFDWIPAFHIQYYMGIDGVSVSMVLLTALICFICIPASWGIDKQVKGYFSLFLLLDAGMMGVFCALDFFLFYVFWEVMLLPMYFLIGIWGGPRREYAAIKFFLYTLFGSVLMLLVMLAFYFYSDGNIFNLVQLADQQKHLGPLTSPTFRTLCWLGLFICFAIKVPTVPFHTWLPDAHVEAPTAISVILAGILLKMGIYGILRISYPLLPDATIYFSELMVVIGMINIVYGALCAMAQKDFKKLIAYSSVSHMGFCLLGMASFTPEGINGAVLQMFNHGTITAMLFLLVGVVYDRAHTRDLDAFGGLAKSMPQYATVTALAFFAALGLPGLSGFVSEILCFLGGFKSFRLYTIISSTGVVLTAGYMLWTYQRIFLGKLNEKYATLPEINRREMFTLVPLGLIVIAVGIYPRFILDLQNISLTALNSALEAWKVAGL
- the nuoL gene encoding NADH-quinone oxidoreductase subunit L encodes the protein MFEHVSHLVGFVPILPLIGAILNGFYSFSGAKLVRPIVHWIACGSLFLSFVITAATFFHFLSLPTESREVTVTFFNWITTSTFWVDVAFLVDPLSLTMMLVVTGVGFLIHVYSIGYMAHDDGYARYFSYLNLFCFAMLLLVMGSNLLMFFIGWEGVGLCSYLLIGFWFADKEKAVAGMKAFIVNRIGDFGFIVGVLLLFWSLYEVGFPTMNFTELREAAPLLAGKFWLGVPAVTLITLFFFVGATGKSAQIPLYVWLPDAMAGPTPVSALIHAATMVTAGVYMIARLNFLYSMSAFTLNVVAVVGFLTAAFAATIAFAQNDIKKVLAYSTISQLGFMFGAMGVGAYSAGIFHLVTHAFFKACLFLGSGSVIHALSGEQDMRRMGGLKHHLPITFMTFFVATLAIAGIFPFAGFFSKDEILWQTFNRIPALWVVGVVAALGTAIYMFRLATLTFYGKLRLEGEARHHIHESPLSMTFVLVTLAILSVVGGLLGFPDALGHLFGLHESNLIHHWLSEVMPEPTMVPESLPHSVEYGLMIFSFAVAAFGCYLGFNFYTRRVDIPQRIVASYPRFYKLVSNKFYVDELYFAVVVRSLMWLKDFLGRFDLVVIDGLVNLSALGTKLTSFASGWFDRTFVDGAVNSVADGTFLGSAGSRRIQTGQIQSYLYYALGAVVVILLYRLF